The nucleotide window ATGCCACACTGTCAGGCTGGAAAGCCTGGCGTACAATTCGATGCATGCGGCGCACGGCCCTGGTTATCATCGGACACGGCACGCGCGACCCGCAAGGGGTCGCGGAGTTCCGGGAGCTCGTCGCCAAGGTGGCCGCTGCGGCGCCGGAATGGATTGTCGAGCCGTGTTTTCTCGAGCTCGCCGAACCCGATGTCGCGCGCGGCTTGGACCGCGCGGTCGAGCGCGGCGCGACCGAGGTTGTGGCCTTGCCGCTGCTGCTGTTCGCCGCGGGGCACGCCAAACGGGACGTGCCAGAATTGCTATTCGAAGCCAGCCACCGGCACCCGTCCGTGTCGTACCGGCAAGCCCCGCATTTGGGCTGCCACGCAGACCTCGTTGAGCTGTCCGCTCAGCGTTACCGCGAAAGCGATCCGCCGGCCGCGGAAAACACGTTGCTGCTCCTGATCGGCCGTGGCAGCTACGATCCCACGGCGAACGCCGAGATGGCGCAGTTCGCCCGGCTGCGTTGGGAGGCCGAACGCACTGCCTGGTATGAGGTCGGCTTCACAGCGATGGCGGAACCCGGCCTGGAGCGGGCGATTCAGGTCGCCGGCGCCATGCCGTTTTCTCACGTCGTGGTCCAGCCGCACCTGCTGTTCGCTGGCGAGCTTCTCGACCGGATCGGCGTCGCCGTCCGAGCGGCGGCGGACCGCTTTCCGGAGCAGTCCTGGTCAGTAACGCCTCACCTTGGCCCGAGCGACTTGCTGGTGTCCGCGGTGCTGGACCGCGCCCGCTGCAGTCCGCAAGCATTTGGCGGCGTGACACTTCCGCCGAAATGATCCGGCCGCGTCGGAACTTCTCTGGCCGACCAGACGTACAATAGGGATTGAGTGCCATAGGCGGCCGCCCCGGGGGAATCCGCTGTTTTGGCGACGGATGGACGTGCCCTTGCCCGGTTTTGGGCTTTGGAATACCATCCGGTTAAGCCTTTAGCCATTTTGGACTTAGCCCAAGGTCTGGGTCAGTTCCGGCTCCAAGAGGGGAAAGATAATGATGCGACGGATGAGCATGCGCGGTCGCGTAGCCACGGCGGCGATCTTCGGAGTGGTGTCGAGCGCTTACGCCTGGAGTTGGGCGGCCGATCTGACAGGCCCCAGCCCGTACGACCGCGTGATCACGCGTCGGATCACCAGCCTGATGGAAGAGGAACACCTCTCCAAGCACCCGCTGGACGACGAGATCTCGCAGCGCTTCATGGATCAATTCCTGAAGACGCTCGACCCGGGCAAGATGTACTTCTTGCAGTCGGACATCGACGAGTTCAATCAACAGCGCAACGACCTCGACGACCTGGTCAAAGACGGCGATACAAGCTTCGCCTTCAAAGTCTTCGAGCGTTTTCAGAAACGCGTGAACGACCGCCTGGCTACGATCGACGAGTGGCTCGCCGCGCCGCACGATTTCACCGTCGATGAAGAGATGGTGATCGAGCCGGATTTGATGACTTACTCCAAAGACGAGGCCGAGGCCCGCGAAAAGTGGCGGAAGCGCGTAAAGCTCGATCTGCTGGTCCAAAAAGGAGACAAGATCGAAGACAAAGAAGCTCGCGAGAAGCTGACTCGCCGCTACCACAGCCGCGCCAAGCAGTGGCAGCGCTTCAGCCGCGAGCAATTGATGGAGGTCTATCTGACGTCGCTGACGACGTCGTTCGACCCCCACACCAGCTACATGGGCCCGCATATGCTCGAGGAATTCGAGATCGATATGCGGCTCGAGTTGGAAGGAATCGGCGCGCTCTTGCAATTCGAGGACGGCTACACCGTCGTCAAGGAGATCGTCCCCGGCGGCCCCGCTGACTTGGACGGGCGCCTGAAGCCCAAGGACACCGTGATTGGCGTCGGACAGGGCGAAAGCGGCGACCTCGAAGACGTCGTCGAAATGAACCTCACGGACGTGGTCGACCGCATCCGTGGAAAGGGCGGCAGCATCGTTCGCTTGCAAGTCCGCCCGGCCGCTGGCGGCGAGTCGATCGTCTACGATTTGAGGCGGGCCAAGATCGAAATGAAGAACAGCGAAGCCCGCGGCGAGATCATCCAGGAAACCCGCGACAGCCACGACTACAAGGTCGGCGTGATCAATCTGCCGAGCTTCTATCGCGACATGAGCCGCGCTTCGCAACGCGCGGATTTCAAGAGCACCACGCGCGACGTGCGGAAGCTCATTGATGGATTCAAGACGCAAGGCGTGAACGCCATCGTCGTCGACTTGCGCCGCAACGGCGGCGGTTCGCTCGACGAAGCCATCGACTTGACCGGCTTGTTCATCAAAACCGGTCCCGTCGTGCAGGTGAAGGACTCAGACGGCAACGTCGAAGAGCTCGACGACAAGGATCCCGGCGTCGCCTGGGACGGTCCGCTCGTGGTTTTGACGAGCAAGTTGAGCGCCAGCGCAAGCGAAATCTTCGCCGGCGCCATTCAGGACTATGGCCGCGGAATCGTCGTCGGCGATCCGACGACGCACGGTAAGGGCACCGTCCAAAGTCTGCTCGACCTGGGACGCCAGGTGTTTCGCATTCCGAACGCCGCCAAGCTCGGGGCGCTCAAGATTACGTTCCAGCAGTTCTATCGCCCCAACGGCGACAGCACGCAGAACCGCGGCGTTGTGGCCGATGTTTCGCTTCCCTCGTTGATCAGCCAGCTCGATATCGGCGAATCCGATCTCGACTACGCCCGTGAATTCAACCAGGTGAAACCGGCCCGGTATGAGCGTTTCGGTCTGGTGAACGACGGAATGCTCGCGGAGTTGCGTTCGCGATCCTCGACGCGCGTCGACGGCTCCGAGGATTTCCAAAAGGTGAAGCGGAACATTACCAAGTTCCTGGAGCGCAAAGATCGGAAGACGATCACGCTTAACGAAGAGAAGTACTTGGCCGAGCAAGCGGAACTGAGCCGCGAGAAGCAGGAAGAGGAAGCCATGGAAGAACTGGGCACGTTCAACCGCCCGGTCGTGGACCGCGACTTCTACTTCAACGAAGCGCTGGCCATCACTTTGGATTACCTCACGCTTTCCGCCACCGTGGCGCGGAACTGATCGTAGTTAGCAAGACTCTCCAGCCGGCGTCGTCAACATCCGTTGACGGCGCCGGCTTTTTTTGTGGACCGCGGCGCGAGCGGAGATTGGGCCTGCGAAACACGCGAAACGACGCGAAAAAAGGAAAGGCAATAGAGCAAAGAAAAGAGTTTCTACCCCACAAAAAATAGTTAGGTGGACGAACTTCCTGTTCGTGTGTTTCGCGCCTTTCGTGGTTAACTCCTCGTAATCGCCGGCGCAACGCAATGCGCAGGTGTGGAGTGGCATTTCCCGCGTCGGGG belongs to Planctomycetia bacterium and includes:
- a CDS encoding sirohydrochlorin chelatase, whose translation is MRRTALVIIGHGTRDPQGVAEFRELVAKVAAAAPEWIVEPCFLELAEPDVARGLDRAVERGATEVVALPLLLFAAGHAKRDVPELLFEASHRHPSVSYRQAPHLGCHADLVELSAQRYRESDPPAAENTLLLLIGRGSYDPTANAEMAQFARLRWEAERTAWYEVGFTAMAEPGLERAIQVAGAMPFSHVVVQPHLLFAGELLDRIGVAVRAAADRFPEQSWSVTPHLGPSDLLVSAVLDRARCSPQAFGGVTLPPK
- a CDS encoding carboxy terminal-processing peptidase; the protein is MMRRMSMRGRVATAAIFGVVSSAYAWSWAADLTGPSPYDRVITRRITSLMEEEHLSKHPLDDEISQRFMDQFLKTLDPGKMYFLQSDIDEFNQQRNDLDDLVKDGDTSFAFKVFERFQKRVNDRLATIDEWLAAPHDFTVDEEMVIEPDLMTYSKDEAEAREKWRKRVKLDLLVQKGDKIEDKEAREKLTRRYHSRAKQWQRFSREQLMEVYLTSLTTSFDPHTSYMGPHMLEEFEIDMRLELEGIGALLQFEDGYTVVKEIVPGGPADLDGRLKPKDTVIGVGQGESGDLEDVVEMNLTDVVDRIRGKGGSIVRLQVRPAAGGESIVYDLRRAKIEMKNSEARGEIIQETRDSHDYKVGVINLPSFYRDMSRASQRADFKSTTRDVRKLIDGFKTQGVNAIVVDLRRNGGGSLDEAIDLTGLFIKTGPVVQVKDSDGNVEELDDKDPGVAWDGPLVVLTSKLSASASEIFAGAIQDYGRGIVVGDPTTHGKGTVQSLLDLGRQVFRIPNAAKLGALKITFQQFYRPNGDSTQNRGVVADVSLPSLISQLDIGESDLDYAREFNQVKPARYERFGLVNDGMLAELRSRSSTRVDGSEDFQKVKRNITKFLERKDRKTITLNEEKYLAEQAELSREKQEEEAMEELGTFNRPVVDRDFYFNEALAITLDYLTLSATVARN